The Epinephelus lanceolatus isolate andai-2023 chromosome 1, ASM4190304v1, whole genome shotgun sequence genome has a window encoding:
- the LOC117256882 gene encoding odorant receptor 131-2-like: protein MNVSSANVTVVITYRDSFTKAVTKNVIVVVLSISINYINAGLIHTFRKHQIFYMNPRYILFIHLVVNDMIQVMLTVMLFIISYILYKINVSVCCTFILIALFTTENTPLNLACMAVECYIAICLPLHHVQLCTVKRTLMLIGLIWVTSMLSVLPDLFITLATEPLDFFHSRVFCLRETAFRNPQIIKKRDITYIVYLVIVWFVIFYTYFRILFTAKRASKDAKKARNTIILHGFQLLLCMATYVEPPVKQALQQAFPKNYPDTLFACYIIIQVLPRSISPIIYGIRDKTFRRYLKRYVFCSMSPQKQSVQ from the exons ATGAACGTGTCATCTGCCAATGTGACTGTGGTTATCACATATCGGGACTCCTTCACTAAGGCTGTGACCAAGAATGTGATTGTCGTGGTTCTCAGCATCTCCATCAACTATATCAATGCAGGCCTCATTCACACTTTTCGTAAACACCAG ATCTTCTACATGAATCCACGCTACATCCTTTTTATTCACCTGGTGGTCAACGACATGATCCAAGTGATGCTGACTGTTATGCTGTTCATCATCAGCTACATCctctacaaaataaatgtttccgTCTGTTGCACCTTCATCCTGATTGCTCTTTTCACCACTGAAAACACCCCTCTGAACCTGGCCTGCATGGCGGTGGAGTGCTACATCGCCATCTGTCTCCCCCTTCACCACGTGCAGCTCTGTACAGTCAAAAGAACGCTGATGCTGATTGGTTTAATCTGGGTGACAAGCATGTTGTCAGTCCTTCCTGATCTCTTCATCACTTTGGCCACAGAGCCACTGGACTTCTTTCATTCCAGAGTCTTCTGTCTCAGGGAAACTGCCTTTCGAAATCCCCAGATTATCAAGAAGAGAGATATTACCTATATTGTGTATCTGGTAATCGTTTGGTTTGTAATTTTTTACACTTACTTCAGAATTCTGTTCACTGCTAAAAGAGCTAGCAAAGATGCTAAAAAGGCCAGGAACACAATCATCCTCCATGGGTTTCAGCTGTTGCTTTGTATGGCAACATACGTAGAACCCCCAGTAAAACAAGCTCTGCAGCAAGCGTTCCCTAAGAATTATCCAGACACCCTGTTCGCttgttatattattatacaGGTCCTGCCACGATCTATTAGTCCCATCATCTATGGCATACGAGACAAGACTTTCAGGAGGTATCTGAAAAGGTATGTGTTTTGTTCAATGAGCCCACAGAAACAATCAGTTCAATAA